Part of the Aquarana catesbeiana isolate 2022-GZ linkage group LG12, ASM4218655v1, whole genome shotgun sequence genome, tttattacTGGCTGTGCCCCCATTGGTGAGGTTTTGCTCACTTCCTGCCttggtgaccacacaggaagtgaggtgaaatctcttcAATGAAGGAGAGTGTTAAACCCATCCACACTCTAAGGGTTTTTGCACATGTGCATATATAGGAGGCGTATGGATGTCCATAGAAAAATACACCTACATTTGCAGCGTCCAGGATCCACAGCTATTGCGTAATTCCGCCTAAGGGCATGTACTAGGTTATGTTGGTAAGTATGGATGGCCGTAAGCATATAAATGCAAATAGCAACGCTTAGGCGTGTATAATTGCGTAAAGCATATTCTGTACTGTATGTCTATGGGCAGAATTACTCAACAGCTGTGACACACAAGCACATTTTATTTGGTACGgccttaaactggttgtaaacccttccatatacccagcgaagtgactggcctcaggtgatacacagagatgaaacaaatgctcctacataagttgtacctgtttatctgcagtcttctctacatccattcaaagtctagAATTCATACAGCTTGCCTGAGCATTCAGAAAcaaaaggggggcagagagcttaAGTTACACACTTCATGGCTAGAGGgggagagctctgagagttgattggagggaagagacaccttcacacagtacacaggaacaggcctgaggctgtcaatcacaggctgtgtactggagCTCCTTCCCGTCACctctttttctcttggtgtcaggaaaacttgtcagaagtgactcatgcagataatgGAGggacgaagcagcagacagaaatttcacttggtgctctggattgagacaagtacacattatagaggattatgctttgttcttatttcaggtctgaggtttacagccactttaagaccCTAGATACGCCCATGTGCAAGAGCCctacaactaccctgtttccccgaaaataagacctagcatgattgtagtgatggctgcaatataagccttacccccccccaaataagccataccctgtttccccgaaaataagccctaccctgaaaataagacctacaaggactttacctagggcttatttggggggaagggcttatattgcaaccatcaccaacaatcacactaggtcttattttcggggaaacagggtaaagaagaaaaaaaaagttgtgccgaTTCAAGCCATTCACCAAGTGAGATATCTGTAGCCTCTCATTTTCACAGAAGACATCCATACCCAGATGGCGATATGAAGCGGCTCGGTGAAGGTTGCGGTGAAGGTATGTAGGTGGCTTATTGGTTGACTCAACTCGTAGAAGGACAGCTCCCCAGACTCGTAATCCAAATAGATTCTGAGCTTCTGAGTGGAAAGGGTCATCTGCAACGGGATTCTTTCCGAGTCGTGCATGACGAAATATTCATTCTGGGACTTGAACAAACACCAGGACTTCTCGTTGTCCCCAATCCAGGACTCACGGTGCGTCCGCTGGATGCTGGCGTAAGCCATTCCTACCCTCCAGTTGCCGGAGGGGCTCACCTCCAACTCCCAATAATGCTTCCTGGAGTTGAAACTCTGGGTGCTCAGAACCTGATACCTTTCAAACCTTTTTGCTGACGGAGGCCGCTTCTGAACGGCGTCCGACCAAATGGCTGTTTTCAAATCCTCCAATGCAACATCATTGGCAGCCGTATTGATATCAAGAAAGGTTTCTGAAGCCTCCTGCACGTTAAATTCTCTCTTGGCGCGGATCACGATATCGGCCAAGCCCTTGTGTAACATCTGTGAGATGGCACCTTCCTCCAGATCTCCTGCAATGTAAACTTCTTCTTCTTGGCTTTCTTTATTCTCCTGAGAACCATCTTCTGACACACAGATGTCCTTTATCTCCCGGTCTTCTGCATGTAGGACAACCAGAGGATCCGTCAGGTTGCAGATCATCTCAATGTGATGAATCTGCCCAGACAGCTCATGCATCTGCATTTCTATGTGCTTAATTAGATCAGAGACCTCCAGGGAGACCCGATCTTCCTGCCTGGAAATCTCACCAAGGACTTTCTTCTCCAGATCTTCTATACATCTTCTGATGTCTCTAAAGAGGACCGTTACCTGTGCTGCAGTTTCTTGCACTCTTTTCCTACGCTTCCTCAGTCTTTTGACTTTCTTGTCCATTTTCTCCATTTTTGGAGTCAGCATCTTTAGAATAGTTCTCAGAGTGTTCTTTTTTTCCTCGGATGCCTCATCCAGTGACTGGACGTTGTGGCCCACGTGCGTTTCTTCCAGCTTGCAGTAGGCACACATATAGGAGTCATCTTCAGCGCAGTAAAATTCCAGGGTCCTGCTGTGGATGGAGCATTTTTTACTGCGCAAGGTGGAGTTGGGTTTCACGTAGATATGTCCTAATGAGTTGTTGTGAACTTTTAAGTGATGAGCACACAGAGAGACTTTGCATGGCACACATTGTTTAACAGCCCGCTCTGGACGGTCTATGCAGTAAGAGCAGGTTGCTCCAATTAGCACTCGCGTCTCTCGCCATGACCATTTGAAGGCTTCAGATAATTTTGCCAGTTCTATGTTTCTTGTAAGTTCAGGTCTTCTCTTGTAGCGCCTCACGCAAAGAGGACATGTGGACTCTCCTTCTTCCTGGTTGTCCCACGTGCGTACGATGCAGAgctggcagaagttgtgtccacaggGCAGGGTCACGGGGTCGTTAAATATGTCTTTGCAGATGGAGCACACCAGATTCTCTCTTAGTCCAGCACAAGCCATCTTTAGTAACTGAATGAAGGGAAAACCTGAAAGAAGGAAATAACAGAACATTTTCTAACTTGGTAAACCAGTGTGTCGTGTTTTGTaatttcccaaacaaaaaaaaGTCAAGGACACAAGCCCGCATCGGCTAGTTAATGGGTGTGAGGCCCTTGACTGGGGTAggatgaaatggggggggggggtttactttgAGCAAACAGGATTGGCTGTGATACACTGTCCACAGCCCACATTACCGCTGGCTACCattagagggagactccactcaaAGCCAGCTGACCCCACCACACACAAGCCGATACAAATCTTACCTGCAATCTGATGCAcactaagggttggggagcagccTAGCAAATAGCACACACTTCTGCTATTTTTCAAGCTATCCTGCAAGCTAGAATCCCTGTGTTATTCAATCTTCCCACTGTCCACGCACACCCACACGACTCACGTTAGCTTGCCACCTCCTAGCAGTTTGTCCACTTGACTGGTCTGCTAGGCAACCATACACAATCAGATCTcagtctagcacaggggtctccaaactttctaaacaaagagccagtttactgtgcttcatactttaggggggctggactgtggccagtgggggtataaaatgtcctggcatcagtgggcatAAACAATGTTCCATCTTTGGTATTAAGGGAATgattagtgctccatcattggtgtcactaggaggaatagtgccctatcgttggtgtcactaggaggaatagtgccctatcggtgGTGCCATGGGAGGAATTAGTTAGGCCAGATGCATGCGTTCACTTTTGCGCATGAGCACAAGGGGGCAGGGGcgatcacattttttaaaatatatatatatctatagatatagatatatatatctatatctatagatatatatatctatagatatagatatatatatctatatctatatatatatacatagatatatatatatatatatatatatatatatatatatatatagctctatatatatatatagatctatatatatagtatatatatatatagatctatatatatatatatatatttttttattttttattttttttaactgtcgctttaaaaaaaaaacattttttatcacttttattgttatcacaggtaaTTTAAAATGTCCCCGTGACAggaactctttatggagagatctggggtctattagatcaaATGCATTCCCTATTTAAAAATGGCGGTTTACATCCGAGGAAACCAGAAGTAATGTATGCTCATCGCTTCTGTTTCATATACCATAGAGGCAATCTGAGCCCTTCCAGTCTCCGACTACCTCTGTGGTCAGCCAGCGGAAGTGCCGGCTGGTCGCTGAGGTCTGCTGGTGAGACGGTGGAGCCAGAGAAAGCCGGCGAGAGTGAAGGGGGACCATAACGTAACGCTGCTAGTAAAAGCAACCCAGTAGCTAATTAgcagctggattgcttttacaagaaagccaactgtcggctctaaaaaaaacaataccgggatgATGATTGCAGGTGTAGGCAGGGAGCCTGTCCGTTCCAGTGACGAGAAGGAGCCccgcagctccagccgctgtctcgggtcctaattggcgcccgctgctgtcaattaaatccagtgacatgggagccggggggcggggccgagtcctgctgtctgtatcataagacacagcagcgggactcgggagtgcgcccacatgagtgccccccatggaaagcggctctccgtgggggcactcgatgaggaggaggagccaggagcaccgccagggaaccccagaaaaggaggaaaacccttgcacagagcaggtaagtatgacatgtttgttattttaaccacttcccgcccagcctatagcagaatgatggccgggaagtggttctgttatcctgactgggcgtcatatgatgtccagcaggataacacgccGGCACTCGCCCGCGAGGGCATGCAGCGCGGAGATCGTGAGTGTGCGTGTCAATCTGACACGCCACATCTCCGATTGTGATAAGAAGTCTCTGTCAGAGGGTTCTtgccaggtgatcagctgtgaccaatcacagctgatcatggcatgaaccaggaagtgccggtagaTGGCATTCCACGGTTtgggctgacagggagagccgatcggagccgattggcggctctccctgtcagaggggggtctgtgctgacaatcagcacactgattatcagcacagccccatcagatgtgccaaaaaggtacccagtcagtgccccctcaggaTCGCCTATCAATGCCCAATAAAGTGCCCAATAAAAGTGTCAATAAGTGCCATAGAGtgtccaccacagtgccagtcagtgcccatcacattgccaatcagtgccctacagtaacacctgtcaaaacctcatcagtacctcatcatcagtgctgcccatcagtgccacctgtcagtcccaatcagtactgcctatcagtggcaatcagtatcgcctatcagtgccaatcagtgccgcctgtcagtgcccatcacagccgcttgtcagtgcccatcagtgccacttataaatgcccatcagtgccgccgatcagtgcccatcagtgctgcatatcagtgccgcctattggtgcccaccagtgctgcatatcagtgcccatcaattccacatatcagtgcctcctcatcagtgcccatcagtgccaactcatcagtgcccatcagtgccgcctcatctgtgcccgtcagtgaaggagaaaactaaattttataaccgaaacaaagaaaaactttttttgaagtattgaagtggttaaaaaaaacaaaacaaaaaaaaacctttacgatcactttaataattaaaaaaataataaatgataataaactaccatatttatcggcgtataacacgcacaggcgtataacacgcacattcattttaagggggaagtttgcccatctgcaccctcaccattgccatcaatgcagcctgatcgatgcccatctgcagcctagaggggacagggagggggggcgggacgagcgcctacagattacatacagtgagaatctcctatgatagacagaacagtggtccaatggcagcccaggagacggaacttcctattacagaaaccgccaagtaaacaggagattctcactgtatgtaatctgacggcactcatcccgcccccctccctgtcacctccgaggcagctaaaattgaagtattggcgtataacacgcacacggtatttgcacccaattttcatggtgaaaaaatgagtgttatatgccaataaatacagtaattaattaaaatgaattaataacttaaaaaaattaaaaagtataaaaaaataataaattgtaaaataaactagtgaattaaaatgaattaataacttaaaaaaataaaaaaaagtgtacaaaataataaattgtaataaactaattaattaaaatgaattaataacgtaaaaaataaaaaagtgtaaaaaataataaattgtaaaaaataatttttaaaaatgatttaaaaaagctatttaaaaaaattgtaaaaaacataaatttaaaaaaaatgttaaatataagTTTGAGAATTAAGGGATTGTTCACATTGGATCTCTGACCCATGTTGTGGGGGGCTGTTcagcctaacagcagccctgtttgtaggcatcatcccggtataacctctCAAAGTCTAGTAATGTATCGGTACTtccctggggctgaagtggttgctGTAGGCAACAAAGTACTGACAACAAAGTGTTACACTGGCTGGCAGCGgagcaggctctctggggaccctgatataagtggggggctctctggggaccctgatataagtggggggctctctggggaccctgatataagtggggggctctctgggaaccctgatgtaagtggggggctctctggggaccctgatgtaaggaggtgctctctggggaccctgatgtaagtggggggctctctgggaaccctgatgtaagtggggggttctctggggaccctgatgtaaggaggggctctctggggaccctgatgtaagggggaggctctctgggaaccctgatgtaagtggggtgctctttggggaccctgatgtaagtggggggctctctggggaccctgatataagtggggggccctctggggaccctgatataagggggaggctctctgggaaccctgatgtaagtggggtgctctttggggaccctgatgtaagggggaggctctctgggaaccctgatgtaagtggggtgctctttggggaccctgatgtaagtgggaaggctctctgggaaccctgatgtaagggggctctctgggaaccctgatgtaagtgggggggctctctggggatatatacacacacacatatattactgtatatacatgtgtatgcccacccaagcgtatgactttctttactacgctgctatgggctctagcctcagAACTTTTTtatacctagcaacgcccctggctgcaGATAATTTTGCCAGTTCTATGTTTCTTGTAAGTTCAGGTCTTCTCTTGTAGCGCCTCAAACAAACAGAACATGTGGAATCTCCtttatttctggttgtcccatatGCGTACGATGCAGagccggcagaagttgtgtccacaggGCAGGGTCACGGGGTCATTAAATATGTCTTTGCAGACGGCGCACACCGGATTCTCTcttgggcctggttcacacttatgcattttttagtgctttttcagttttgcagaaacacactacagcccattaacatggtttcctatggatgtagttc contains:
- the LOC141114348 gene encoding E3 ubiquitin-protein ligase TRIM39-like translates to MACAGLRENLVCSICKDIFNDPVTLPCGHNFCQLCIVRTWDNQEEGESTCPLCVRRYKRRPELTRNIELAKLSEAFKWSWRETRVLIGATCSYCIDRPERAVKQCVPCKVSLCAHHLKVHNNSLGHIYVKPNSTLRSKKCSIHSRTLEFYCAEDDSYMCAYCKLEETHVGHNVQSLDEASEEKKNTLRTILKMLTPKMEKMDKKVKRLRKRRKRVQETAAQVTVLFRDIRRCIEDLEKKVLGEISRQEDRVSLEVSDLIKHIEMQMHELSGQIHHIEMICNLTDPLVVLHAEDREIKDICVSEDGSQENKESQEEEVYIAGDLEEGAISQMLHKGLADIVIRAKREFNVQEASETFLDINTAANDVALEDLKTAIWSDAVQKRPPSAKRFERYQVLSTQSFNSRKHYWELEVSPSGNWRVGMAYASIQRTHRESWIGDNEKSWCLFKSQNEYFVMHDSERIPLQMTLSTQKLRIYLDYESGELSFYELSQPISHLHTFTATFTEPLHIAIWVWMSSVKMRGYRYLTW